The following nucleotide sequence is from Fibrobacter sp. UBA4297.
TGCGATTATAAAACCAGTGACCATTGACCAATGACTAAGGACTTCTCATAGCAACAGCATCGGCGGCCAGTGACCGGCCTTGGGGCGCTCCTTGAATTCGGCGTTGGGCAAAAATTCCTTGAGCTTAAGCGTCCATTCCGGCTGAACGGTCGTATCCAGTCGCCCGTAAAGCACCTGTATATTTTCACTATTCGGGATGACCGACTCAACGCGGTGCGATGCGAGGAACATTAGCCCTTTAGCAAGGGATTCCGCGCTATACTTTTTCGCCTCCCTAAACCAGTCGTCCTGCCAGTCGCCAAAGTCATCCTCAAAAAGCTCCATGAAAGCCTTGAGCGCAGGCTCTGTCGTAGTTTCGAGCTGGTGAGCCATAAAATGAAGGTTCGGAACGGTCCAGTTGCCTATTTCATCACAAAAATCGGCATACGGAGAAAGCAAAATCCACTTTTGCCCTTTTTGCGGTCCCGACGTTGAACACATAAGCGACAAGGCGCCTAGTCCCCAGGCAACAACGGTCGAAGACTTCTTAAATTCCGGAATATTTTCCGGTTTTTCCAAAAAATCAGCCATTTGGCCGTACTGCACATAGTTATGGATAGCCGAAGGAGCTACGTCCATCAGATCGTCTTCCCAAATCCCGAGATTTGAGGCCCAGTCGGGCAACCAGATCCATTTTTCGCTCATATTCAACCTCACTCATGTGAAGAACCTACTAACACTCTCTTTAAACTACAAATAAATGTAGCCCCATAGGTATATATATCCTAATTTCTCTTTGATAGCAACTTTAAAAAAAAGTATTTTACAATTTGTACGATTTGTTCGCCTCTGAAGACAAAACATTGTATATTATTTGTATAAA
It contains:
- a CDS encoding alpha/beta fold hydrolase, producing the protein MSEKWIWLPDWASNLGIWEDDLMDVAPSAIHNYVQYGQMADFLEKPENIPEFKKSSTVVAWGLGALSLMCSTSGPQKGQKWILLSPYADFCDEIGNWTVPNLHFMAHQLETTTEPALKAFMELFEDDFGDWQDDWFREAKKYSAESLAKGLMFLASHRVESVIPNSENIQVLYGRLDTTVQPEWTLKLKEFLPNAEFKERPKAGHWPPMLLL